The Coffea arabica cultivar ET-39 chromosome 3c, Coffea Arabica ET-39 HiFi, whole genome shotgun sequence genome contains a region encoding:
- the LOC113734961 gene encoding uncharacterized protein gives MPKLIFRYQVCHVLTIILAFVIYPALTHGIFLGDVELLKALRQSLISRRNAIPSWFESETSPCNWTGIRCEGAVVRQIDLSCTNSPLSLPFPVLIGEFKSIKYLNLSHCALTGGFPESVWNLENIESLDVSDNRLTGMLPPTISNLKNLRQLVLDDNSFSGSFPSAIGLLEELLELSVHGNLFYGNIPEKLGNLKKLQSLDLSVNNFSGRLPSSFGNFTRLLYFDARQNKLSGPIIPEIGNLRRLRTLDLSWNSLTGPLPITIGNLKHLQSLDLQNCRISGNIPEEITELRSLTYLNLAENIFKGELPESVGRLTNLNYLIAPNAGLTGKIPPQLGNCKRLKIINLSFNSLSGPLPEDLAGLESISSVLLDSNCLSGPVPGWISNWKEVESIILSKNLLSGSLPPLDLPLMSSLDLSSNKLSGELPSEICNAKSLSNLQLSDNNFTGSIDKTFSNCLSLTDLVLSENGLFGEIPAYLGDLQLITLELSKNKFSGKIPDQLSESKTLMEISLSNNMLEGPIPSAIAKVSTLQRLQLDNNLFEGSIPVSIGKLKNLTNLSLHGNRLTGEVPLEIFECTKLVSLDLGANRLTGPIPKSISQLKLLDNLVLSYNQFSGSIPEEICSGFQKVPLPDSEFVQHYGMLDLSNNELEGQIPASINKCIVVSKLNLQGNRLNGSIPFEISGLPNLTSVDLSFNSLTGPISSHLTSMSLQGLNLSHNQIKGAIPENFGSKMSSLVKLDLSHNLLSGPLPPSIFNIVSLTFLDISQNSLSGTLSVGPGSTSSLLFLNASFNQLSGNLCDSLSNLTSLSMLDLHNNSITGTLPLSLSSLAALTYLDLSNNNFQSSFPCNICDIEGLAFVNFSGNKFTGNVPDTCKDTEICLLNQNIFLHRHRDSSPVILSHASVLGIALGATLVSLIILIGLVRWRMLRQEAMILERGSNKIVGATEPASSDELLVKKPKVPLSINIATFEHSLLRINPADILSATENFSKSYIIGDGGFGTVYKASLPGRTFAVKRLNGGHLHGNREFLAELETLGKVNHQNLVPLLGYCVFADERFLIYEYMENGSLDFWLRNQADAIQALDWPTRFKICLGSARGLAFLHHGFVPHIIHRDIKSSNILLDRNFEPRVSDFGLARIISACETHVSTVLAGTFGYIPPEYGQTMMATTKGDVYSFGVVILELLTGKAPTGQADIEGGNLVGWMRWMVARGRESEVLDPYLSASSAAWKTQMLEVLAIARRCTCDEPWKRPTMLEVVKLLKGAKTYG, from the coding sequence ATGCCAAAGCTCATATTCAGATACCAAGTTTGTCATGTCCTCACAATTATCCTTGCCTTCGTCATTTATCCTGCATTGACACATGGGATTTTTCTTGGGGATGTGGAGTTATTGAAAGCTCTTCGGCAGTCTCTAATCTCAAGAAGAAATGCAATTCCTAGCTGGTTTGAATCAGAAACTTCTCCATGCAATTGGACTGGGATTAGATGCGAAGGTGCAGTTGTTAGGCAAATAGATTTATCTTGTACAAATTCACCTCTAAGTCTTCCTTTTCCTGTTCTTATTGGTGAATTTAAATCTATTAAGTACCTGAATCTCAGCCATTGTGCCCTTACGGGTGGTTTCCCTGAAAGCGTTTGGAATTTAGAGAATATAGAGAGTCTGGACGTGAGTGACAATAGACTGACTGGAATGCTTCCTCCAACTATATCCAACCTCAAAAATCTCAGACAACTGGTGCTTGATGACAATAGCTTTTCTGGAAGTTTTCCATCAGCAATAGGCTTGCTTGAAGAATTGTTGGAACTCTCGGTCcatggaaatttgttttatgggaATATTCCTGAAAAGCTTGGGAATTTAAAGAAATTGCAGTCTCTTGACCTCAGTGTAAATAATTTCTCTGGAAGATTACCTTCCAGTTTCGGCAATTTCACCAGGCTACTATACTTTGATGCTCGACAAAACAAACTCTCAGGGCCAATAATTCCAGAGATTGGAAACTTAAGGAGGCTCAGAACTCTTGATCTCTCATGGAATTCATTAACTGGACCTCTGCCAATAACAATTGGGAACCTGAAACACCTTCAGTCACTGGATCTGCAAAACTGCAGAATTAGCGGTAATATTCCTGAAGAAATAACAGAGCTTAGAAGCTTGACTTACTTGAATCTTGCAGAGAACATTTTTAAGGGAGAACTGCCTGAAAGTGTGGGTAGGCTAACAAACTTAAATTATCTCATTGCTCCAAATGCTGGACTAACTGGAAAAATCCCTCCACAGTTGGGAAACTGCAAGAGGCTGAAGATCATCAATCTGTCCTTTAACTCCTTATCTGGTCCATTACCTGAAGACCTTGCAGGACTGGAGTCAATTAGTTCTGTCCTCCTTGATTCTAATTGTTTGTCAGGTCCTGTGCCTGGGTGGATTTCTAATTGGAAAGAAGTAGAGTCCATAATACTCTCAAAGAACCTCTTAAGTGGATCCTTACCACCACTTGATCTGCCTTTAATGTCATCACTTGATCTTAGTAGTAACAAGCTGTCTGGGGAATTGCCATCTGAAATTTGCAATGCTAAGTCCCTAAGCAATCTACAGTTGTCTGATAACAACTTCACTGGTAGCATAGACAAAACTTTCAGCAATTGTTTGAGCCTCACAGATTTGGTGTTGTCTGAAAATGGTCTGTTTGGAGAAATACCTGCCTATCTGGGGGACCTTCAGCTTATTACCTTGGAGCTTTCAAAAAACAAGTTTTCTGGAAAGATTCCCGATCAGTTATCGGAATCAAAGACGCTGATGGAGATCTCACTGAGCAACAATATGCTTGAAGGTCCAATTCCCAGCGCAATTGCCAAGGTTTCAACCCTGCAGAGACTGCAACTAGATAATAATCTCTTTGAAGGAAGTATTCCTGTGAGCATTGGGAAACTGAAAAACCTCACTAATCTTTCTTTACATGGCAACAGATTAACTGGAGAGGTTCCCTTGGAGATTTTTGAGTGTACGAAACTGGTTTCTCTGGACCTTGGGGCAAACAGACTGACAGGTCCCATTCCAAAATCCATATCTCAACTGAAGCTACTTGACAACCTTGTCTTGTCCTACAACCAATTTTCTGGTTCTATACCTGAGGAGATCTGCTCTGGGTTTCAGAAGGTGCCTTTACCAGATTCTGAGTTCGTTCAGCACTATGGAATGCTTGATTTGTCCAATAATGAGCTTGAGGGTCAAATTCCTGCATCAATCAATAAATGCATTGTCGTGTCGAAATTAAACTTGCAGGGGAACAGACTCAATGGGAGCATTCCATTTGAAATTTCTGGCTTGCCAAACTTGACATCGGTCGATCTGTCTTTCAACAGTCTGACAGGTCCCATCTCTTCTCATTTGACCTCGATGAGCCTTCAAGGTCTGAACCTTTCACATAACCAGATCAAAGGCGCAATTCCAGAAAATTTTGGGTCTAAAATGTCAAGTCTGGTGAAGCTTGACCTTTCACATAATCTGTTATCTGGTCCATTGCCGCCTTCAATATTCAATATAGTAAGTTTGACATTTTTGGACATCAGCCAGAATTCTCTCTCTGGAACTCTGTCTGTTGGTCCTGGAAGCACCAGTTCTCTTTTATTCCTAAATGCAAGTTTTAACCAACTCTCTGGCAACCTTTGTGACTCTCTCTCTAATTTAACATCTCTTTCCATGTTAGACCTCCACAATAATTCAATAACAGGCACTCTGCCTTTGTCTCTTTCATCTCTTGCTGCCTTGACATATCTTGACTTATCCAACAACAATTTCCAGAGTTCCTTTCCTTGTAACATATGTGATATAGAAGGCCTTGCATTTGTTAATTTTTCTGGCAACAAATTCACAGGCAATGTACCTGATACTTGTAAGGATACTGAAATTTGCCTGCTAAACCAGAATATTTTCCTGCATAGACATCGCGATTCATCTCCAGTAATTTTATCTCATGCTTCTGTATTGGGTATTGCCCTTGGTGCCACACTTGTTTCCCTGATCATCCTCATTGGTCTTGTGAGGTGGAGAATGCTGAGACAAGAAGCCATGATACTTGAAAGAGGCAGCAATAAGATTGTTGGAGCAACTGAGCCAGCGTCATCTGATGAGCTTTTGGTGAAGAAGCCAAAAGTACCTCTGAGCATCAATATCGCAACTTTTGAGCACTCTTTATTGCGGATAAATCCTGCAGATATTTTATCAGCTACTGAAAACTTCAGTAAAAGCTACATTATTGGTGATGGTGGATTTGGAACAGTTTATAAAGCTTCTCTGCCAGGTCGGACATTTGCTGTCAAAAGACTTAATGGAGGTCACTTGCATGGTAATCGCGAATTCTTGGCTGAACTGGAGACACTTGGAAAGGTAAATCATCAAAATTTAGTTCCATTGCTGGGCTACTGTGTCTTTGCAGATGAGAGGTTCTTAATATACGAATACATGGAGAATGGAAGCCTTGACTTTTGGCTAAGGAATCAGGCAGATGCAATTCAAGCCCTTGATTGGCCTACTAGGTTCAAGATTTGTCTTGGTTCAGCACGAGGTCTTGCGTTTCTACATCATGGATTTGTTCCTCACATCATTCACAGGGATATAAAATCCAGCAACATACTCTTGGACAGAAATTTTGAACCAAGAGTATCGGATTTTGGCCTGGCACGGATCATCAGTGCATGTGAGACTCATGTATCCACCGTTCTTGCTGGTACATTTGGATACATCCCACCAGAGTATGGTCAGACCATGATGGCTACAACCAAAGGCGATGTTTACAGCTTTGGGGTGGTGATACTGGAGCTGCTGACAGGAAAAGCGCCAACTGGACAAGCTGATATTGAGGGAGGAAATCTTGTTGGATGGATGAGGTGGATGGTTGCAAGGGGAAGGGAGTCTGAAGTACTAGACCCTTATCTCTCTGCTTCTTCAGCAGCGTGGAAAACTCAAATGCTAGAAGTTCTTGCAATTGCCAGAAGGTGCACCTGTGATGAGCCATGGAAGAGGCCTACAATGCTTGAAGTTGTGAAGCTGTTGAAGGGGGCAAAGACCTACGGTTGA
- the LOC113733797 gene encoding replication protein A 70 kDa DNA-binding subunit D-like isoform X1 — protein sequence MYVGVSKLLIPPFPAFVIMHHGSVLFFVALLLADKGLRLRMANLLPMRDIMPHMKNWSCIVTVQEKQHITNSMGTPTRKQKFVFYDSEGSRFKEIIFNDDIAKMSKILQVYKKYKISNAEVRTIPPKFQTSELTVQWDISSRTVIDEIADDDEVMPVKFCYSKFTDLVQYMDDKTKSVDVLGVVIGALEKKTVIKNSKQSDVQKFVLLNEESQTVLLSLWDSFLANEGQEILSKLHSYPVSIARRVRVNNYNGVALGTWFDSVILVDPPIQEARELKNWALRNTKLFKEVAEKKNYIKYNPQLSLKSDQKTTWICNITSSQKTIWVKAEFSFEHIFQKY from the exons ATGTATGTTGGGGTTTCTAAGCTTCTAATTCCGCCTTTTCCAGCTTTCGTCATCATGCACCACG GTTCTGTCCTCTTCTTTGTTGCTCTACTGTTGGCTGACAAAGGCTTAAGGTTAAG GATGGCTAACTTGCTGCCGATGCGAGATATCATGCCTCACATGAAAAATTGGAGCTGCATCGTCACTGTTCAGGAAAAGCAACATATAACAAACTCAATGGGGACACCAACAAGAAAGCAGAAATTTGTTTTCTACGATTCAGAG GGATCAAGATTCAAAGAAATCATCTTCAATGATGATATTGCTAAAATGAGCAAGATTCTGCAGGtctataaaaaatataaaatatccaATGCTGAGGTCAGAACCATACCGCCAAAGTTTCAAACATCTGAACTCACTGTTCAATGGGATATAAGCAGCAGGACTGTCATTGACGAAATTGCTGATGATGATGAAGTCATGCCTGTAAAATTCTGCTATTCAAAGTTTACTGACTTAGTTCAATACATGGATGACAAAACTAAATCAGTGG ACGTGCTGGGAGTTGTGATTGGTGCACTTGAGAAGAAAACTGTTATCaaaaactcaaagcaatcagaTGTTCAGAAATTTGTCCTGCTTAATGAAGA ATCACAGACGGTGCTCTTGTCTCTATGGGATAGTTTTCTGGCTAATGAGGGACAGGAAATACTATCTAAACTTCACAGCTATCCGGTCAGCATTGCTCGCAGAGTTAGAGTCAACAACTATAATG GGGTCGCACTtggtacttggtttgattcAGTAATTCTTGTTGATCCACCTATACAAGAAGCAAGAGAACTCAAGAACTG GGCATTGAGAAACACTAAGTTGTTTAAGGAAGTTGCCGAAAAAAAGAACTATATTAAATATAATCCACAGCTGTCACTAAAGTCAGATCAGAAAACTACTTGGATTTGTAACATAACTTCGTCACAAAAG ACTATATGGGTGAAGGCAGAGTTCTCTTTTGAGCATATCTTCCAGAAATATTGA
- the LOC113733797 gene encoding replication protein A 70 kDa DNA-binding subunit D-like isoform X3, which produces MYVGVSKLLIPPFPAFVIMHHGSVLFFVALLLADKGLRLRMANLLPMRDIMPHMKNWSCIVTVQEKQHITNSMGTPTRKQKFVFYDSEGSRFKEIIFNDDIAKMSKILQVYKKYKISNAEVRTIPPKFQTSELTVQWDISSRTVIDEIADDDEVMPVKFCYSKFTDLVQYMDDKTKSVDVLGVVIGALEKKTVIKNSKQSDVQKFVLLNEESQTVLLSLWDSFLANEGQEILSKLHSYPVSIARRVRVNNYNGVALGTWFDSVILVDPPIQEARELKNWALRNTKLFKEVAEKKNYIKYNPQLSLKSDQKTTWICNITSSQKAEFSFEHIFQKY; this is translated from the exons ATGTATGTTGGGGTTTCTAAGCTTCTAATTCCGCCTTTTCCAGCTTTCGTCATCATGCACCACG GTTCTGTCCTCTTCTTTGTTGCTCTACTGTTGGCTGACAAAGGCTTAAGGTTAAG GATGGCTAACTTGCTGCCGATGCGAGATATCATGCCTCACATGAAAAATTGGAGCTGCATCGTCACTGTTCAGGAAAAGCAACATATAACAAACTCAATGGGGACACCAACAAGAAAGCAGAAATTTGTTTTCTACGATTCAGAG GGATCAAGATTCAAAGAAATCATCTTCAATGATGATATTGCTAAAATGAGCAAGATTCTGCAGGtctataaaaaatataaaatatccaATGCTGAGGTCAGAACCATACCGCCAAAGTTTCAAACATCTGAACTCACTGTTCAATGGGATATAAGCAGCAGGACTGTCATTGACGAAATTGCTGATGATGATGAAGTCATGCCTGTAAAATTCTGCTATTCAAAGTTTACTGACTTAGTTCAATACATGGATGACAAAACTAAATCAGTGG ACGTGCTGGGAGTTGTGATTGGTGCACTTGAGAAGAAAACTGTTATCaaaaactcaaagcaatcagaTGTTCAGAAATTTGTCCTGCTTAATGAAGA ATCACAGACGGTGCTCTTGTCTCTATGGGATAGTTTTCTGGCTAATGAGGGACAGGAAATACTATCTAAACTTCACAGCTATCCGGTCAGCATTGCTCGCAGAGTTAGAGTCAACAACTATAATG GGGTCGCACTtggtacttggtttgattcAGTAATTCTTGTTGATCCACCTATACAAGAAGCAAGAGAACTCAAGAACTG GGCATTGAGAAACACTAAGTTGTTTAAGGAAGTTGCCGAAAAAAAGAACTATATTAAATATAATCCACAGCTGTCACTAAAGTCAGATCAGAAAACTACTTGGATTTGTAACATAACTTCGTCACAAAAG GCAGAGTTCTCTTTTGAGCATATCTTCCAGAAATATTGA
- the LOC113733797 gene encoding replication protein A 70 kDa DNA-binding subunit D-like isoform X2 — protein sequence MYVGVSKLLIPPFPAFVIMHHGSVLFFVALLLADKGLRLRMANLLPMRDIMPHMKNWSCIVTVQEKQHITNSMGTPTRKQKFVFYDSEGSRFKEIIFNDDIAKMSKILQVYKKYKISNAEVRTIPPKFQTSELTVQWDISSRTVIDEIADDDEVMPVKFCYSKFTDLVQYMDDKTKSVDVLGVVIGALEKKTVIKNSKQSDVQKFVLLNEESQTVLLSLWDSFLANEGQEILSKLHSYPVSIARRVRVNNYNGVALGTWFDSVILVDPPIQEARELKNWALRNTKLFKEVAEKKNYIKYNPQLSLKSDQKTTWICNITSSQKSSLLSISSRNIDT from the exons ATGTATGTTGGGGTTTCTAAGCTTCTAATTCCGCCTTTTCCAGCTTTCGTCATCATGCACCACG GTTCTGTCCTCTTCTTTGTTGCTCTACTGTTGGCTGACAAAGGCTTAAGGTTAAG GATGGCTAACTTGCTGCCGATGCGAGATATCATGCCTCACATGAAAAATTGGAGCTGCATCGTCACTGTTCAGGAAAAGCAACATATAACAAACTCAATGGGGACACCAACAAGAAAGCAGAAATTTGTTTTCTACGATTCAGAG GGATCAAGATTCAAAGAAATCATCTTCAATGATGATATTGCTAAAATGAGCAAGATTCTGCAGGtctataaaaaatataaaatatccaATGCTGAGGTCAGAACCATACCGCCAAAGTTTCAAACATCTGAACTCACTGTTCAATGGGATATAAGCAGCAGGACTGTCATTGACGAAATTGCTGATGATGATGAAGTCATGCCTGTAAAATTCTGCTATTCAAAGTTTACTGACTTAGTTCAATACATGGATGACAAAACTAAATCAGTGG ACGTGCTGGGAGTTGTGATTGGTGCACTTGAGAAGAAAACTGTTATCaaaaactcaaagcaatcagaTGTTCAGAAATTTGTCCTGCTTAATGAAGA ATCACAGACGGTGCTCTTGTCTCTATGGGATAGTTTTCTGGCTAATGAGGGACAGGAAATACTATCTAAACTTCACAGCTATCCGGTCAGCATTGCTCGCAGAGTTAGAGTCAACAACTATAATG GGGTCGCACTtggtacttggtttgattcAGTAATTCTTGTTGATCCACCTATACAAGAAGCAAGAGAACTCAAGAACTG GGCATTGAGAAACACTAAGTTGTTTAAGGAAGTTGCCGAAAAAAAGAACTATATTAAATATAATCCACAGCTGTCACTAAAGTCAGATCAGAAAACTACTTGGATTTGTAACATAACTTCGTCACAAAAG AGTTCTCTTTTGAGCATATCTTCCAGAAATATTGATACATGA